The Cystobacter fuscus DSM 2262 genome includes a region encoding these proteins:
- a CDS encoding methyl-accepting chemotaxis protein — MKVVTKLTLGFGLITVLAVFVGVQGLRGMAQTDESLQEIHEHHALGLAKLLEADVHMLHMSRTIRNVVLDVGTERLSNRTEELEKSREQLEEAFAAYRRTIYSSDSAQQLKAAEVDRLLTQLRSEQQDILRLAVSGRLPGMLTTSKDLYVDAGVKEVRAVENQIEAAIKELEAHQFAAMEQFSARSTSSYAEFRWSVMGVIFAAVVIAFGIGLLTTVVIAEQLGGEPGYAAEMVHRVADGDLSVNVETKGNDRTSLLFALKEMVRKLSEAMAEVRMGAATLSAAATQVSASSQSLSQGNGEQASRVEQTTASLEQMTASITQNRDHSRQMAQMAVKGARDAGESGQVVKKTVEAMTSIAEKVSIIEEIAYQTNLLALNAAIEAARAGAHGKGFAVVATEVRKLAERSRTAAKEISELATSSVKVATHSGHLLEELVPSIRKTADLVQEVVAASNEQADGVVQMNKAMRHVDQVTQRNASASEELASTAEELSAQAEVLTQLVSYFRVEDRHERGARMRPRPGVGSAPHGRTPPTAHALKAAVNAHGPVAPAPPPADESPMT; from the coding sequence TTGAAGGTCGTCACGAAACTCACGCTCGGATTCGGGCTGATCACGGTGCTTGCCGTCTTCGTCGGCGTGCAGGGCCTGCGTGGCATGGCCCAGACAGACGAGAGCCTCCAAGAGATACACGAGCACCACGCGCTCGGTCTCGCGAAGCTGCTCGAGGCGGATGTACACATGCTCCACATGTCTCGCACCATTCGAAACGTGGTGCTGGACGTGGGGACGGAGCGGCTCTCGAATCGCACCGAGGAGCTCGAGAAGAGCCGGGAGCAGCTCGAGGAGGCGTTCGCGGCATACCGGCGGACGATCTACAGCTCGGATTCGGCCCAGCAGCTCAAGGCCGCGGAGGTGGACCGGCTCCTGACCCAGCTCCGGAGCGAGCAGCAGGATATCCTGCGACTCGCGGTGAGCGGGCGGCTGCCCGGGATGCTCACGACGAGCAAGGATCTCTACGTCGACGCGGGCGTGAAGGAGGTCCGGGCGGTCGAGAACCAGATCGAGGCGGCCATCAAGGAGCTCGAGGCGCACCAGTTCGCGGCGATGGAGCAGTTCTCGGCGCGGTCGACGAGTTCATACGCGGAGTTCAGGTGGTCCGTCATGGGCGTCATCTTCGCTGCCGTCGTTATCGCATTCGGGATCGGATTGCTCACGACGGTGGTGATCGCGGAGCAGCTCGGCGGGGAGCCGGGATACGCGGCGGAGATGGTGCACAGGGTGGCGGACGGAGACCTCTCCGTGAACGTGGAGACGAAGGGGAACGACAGGACGAGCCTCCTGTTCGCCCTGAAGGAAATGGTGAGGAAGCTCTCCGAGGCGATGGCGGAGGTGCGGATGGGAGCCGCCACGCTCAGCGCGGCCGCCACGCAGGTCTCGGCTTCCTCGCAGAGCCTTTCTCAAGGTAACGGCGAGCAGGCCAGCCGCGTGGAGCAGACCACCGCCAGCCTGGAGCAGATGACGGCCAGCATCACCCAGAACCGGGACCACAGCCGGCAGATGGCACAGATGGCCGTGAAGGGCGCCAGGGACGCCGGGGAGAGTGGCCAGGTGGTGAAGAAGACGGTGGAGGCGATGACCTCCATCGCGGAGAAGGTCTCCATCATCGAGGAGATCGCCTACCAGACGAACCTGCTGGCGCTCAACGCGGCGATCGAAGCGGCGAGGGCGGGAGCGCACGGCAAGGGCTTCGCGGTGGTGGCCACGGAGGTGCGCAAGTTGGCCGAGCGCAGCCGGACGGCGGCGAAGGAGATCAGCGAGCTGGCGACGAGCAGTGTGAAGGTGGCGACGCACTCGGGACATCTGTTGGAGGAACTGGTGCCCTCCATCCGCAAGACGGCGGACCTGGTGCAGGAGGTGGTGGCCGCCTCCAACGAGCAGGCCGACGGGGTGGTCCAGATGAACAAGGCCATGCGGCACGTGGACCAGGTGACGCAGCGCAACGCCTCGGCCTCCGAGGAGCTGGCCTCTACCGCCGAGGAGCTCTCCGCGCAGGCGGAGGTGCTCACCCAACTGGTGTCCTATTTCCGTGTGGAGGACCGCCACGAGCGCGGCGCTCGCATGCGGCCCCGTCCTGGAGTGGGGAGCGCCCCCCATGGGCGGACTCCACCCACGGCGCACGCGCTCAAGGCCGCGGTGAATGCCCATGGTCCCGTGGCTCCGGCTCCCCCTCCCGCCGACGAATCACCGATGACATGA
- a CDS encoding GNAT family N-acetyltransferase has protein sequence MRSFDRDPILRWFLREDERRVWALEMYFEITLREFTLPHGEVLTTEDGAGTALWVPPGRWKLGLSEQLSASSTIVRCVGLGKVVRTLGGLRQMEKHHPSRSHYYLALLGVEPEHQRRGYASALLRPVLERCDREGVGAYLESTTPENTARYQHFGFKVVSHLQLGRSAPPYPGMWREPTTSSSPG, from the coding sequence GTGCGATCGTTCGATCGGGACCCGATCCTCCGCTGGTTCCTGCGCGAGGACGAGCGGCGTGTGTGGGCGCTGGAGATGTACTTCGAGATCACCCTGCGCGAGTTCACCCTGCCTCATGGAGAGGTATTGACCACCGAGGATGGTGCGGGGACCGCGCTCTGGGTTCCCCCGGGCCGGTGGAAGCTGGGGCTGAGCGAGCAGCTTTCGGCGTCATCCACCATTGTCCGCTGCGTTGGCCTGGGCAAGGTGGTGCGCACCCTGGGCGGGTTGAGACAGATGGAGAAGCACCATCCATCCCGGTCCCACTACTACCTGGCATTGCTCGGCGTGGAGCCCGAGCACCAGCGGCGAGGATATGCCTCCGCGCTGTTGCGGCCCGTGCTCGAGCGCTGTGACCGGGAAGGCGTGGGGGCCTACCTGGAGAGCACCACTCCGGAGAACACGGCCCGCTACCAGCACTTCGGCTTCAAGGTCGTCTCTCACCTGCAATTGGGACGCAGTGCTCCTCCCTACCCTGGCATGTGGAGAGAACCAACCACCTCTTCTTCACCGGGCTAG
- a CDS encoding isopenicillin N synthase family dioxygenase codes for MTEIGSVDEVPVIDVRALVDASSGAAARRAVAERLGAACRESGFFYVVGHGVDEALQTRLEALSRRFFALPVEEKMAIRMALGGLAWRGYFPVGGELTSGRPDRKEGLYLGTELGPDHPLVRAGTPLHGPNLFPSEPSGLREAVLEYLAALTRLGHSLMSGIALSLGLEEDYFAAGVMADPLVLFRIFNYPPGPGTAGDGQPAWGVGEHTDYGVLTILKQDEAGGLQVKSRLGGEVRWVDAPPIPGSFVCNIGDMLDRMTRGVYRSTPHRVLNRSGRDRLSLPFFFDPGWTAEVRSIDAPALRGVTTAEDSSERWDRQSVHAFRGTYGDYLLGKVGKVFPDLRSEVLSKSES; via the coding sequence ATGACTGAGATTGGAAGTGTGGATGAAGTCCCCGTCATCGATGTTCGCGCGCTCGTGGACGCGTCGTCGGGTGCCGCCGCGCGCCGCGCCGTCGCGGAGCGGCTCGGTGCCGCCTGTCGGGAGAGCGGCTTTTTCTACGTCGTCGGTCACGGTGTCGACGAGGCCCTCCAGACGCGCCTGGAGGCATTGAGCCGCCGCTTCTTCGCGCTGCCCGTGGAAGAGAAGATGGCCATCCGCATGGCTCTTGGCGGGTTGGCCTGGCGGGGCTACTTCCCCGTGGGAGGTGAGCTGACCTCGGGCCGTCCCGACCGCAAGGAGGGCCTCTATCTCGGGACCGAGCTCGGCCCCGACCATCCTCTCGTCCGGGCCGGCACGCCCCTGCATGGCCCCAACCTCTTCCCGAGTGAACCGTCCGGTCTGCGCGAGGCCGTGCTCGAGTACCTGGCCGCGCTCACCCGCCTGGGCCACTCGCTCATGAGCGGCATCGCGCTCAGCCTTGGCCTCGAGGAGGATTACTTCGCCGCGGGGGTCATGGCCGATCCGCTCGTGCTCTTCCGCATCTTCAACTACCCGCCTGGACCTGGCACCGCCGGGGATGGACAGCCCGCCTGGGGCGTCGGGGAGCACACGGACTATGGCGTGCTCACCATCCTCAAGCAGGACGAGGCCGGTGGCCTCCAGGTGAAGTCCCGTCTGGGCGGCGAGGTGCGCTGGGTGGATGCGCCACCCATCCCCGGCTCGTTCGTCTGCAACATCGGTGACATGCTCGACCGCATGACCCGGGGCGTGTACCGCTCCACGCCGCACCGGGTGCTCAACCGCTCTGGGCGCGACCGCTTGTCGCTGCCCTTCTTCTTCGACCCCGGCTGGACCGCCGAGGTCCGTTCCATCGACGCCCCGGCCCTTCGTGGCGTCACCACCGCCGAGGACTCCAGCGAGCGCTGGGACAGGCAGAGTGTCCACGCCTTTCGTGGCACCTACGGCGATTACCTGCTCGGCAAGGTGGGCAAGGTCTTCCCAGACCTCCGCTCCGAGGTCCTCTCGAAATCCGAGTCCTAG
- a CDS encoding FG-GAP repeat domain-containing protein — MRRLSLLAILTLLLAACADTDTHDSPARDAGGNGPGADASTGDSGADAGGEDPDAGVSGADAGGEDPDDGGTQEPPPDSGTHDSDAGRPDSGAPDAGPTDAGVPDAGLTFEGTPVTAQTTCGRTAPFFATSQSTGAGRPRAVALSDLNRDGRLDLVFARSGQVAVLLGEGTGRFTAAVAYTVPFSPYAIAVADFNRDGSVDVVTTGSELNSASLLLGRGDGTFVLAETRPQGLSGYTLRAGDFNGDGIQDLMGPYASGLAVVLGKGDGTFAEPLLTSVSTTPPAFDVADVNGDGILDVAITLYSEGGFAVLLGKGDGTFPTRRTGGWTRHTDIRLADFNADSKLDVLLGNLNESRAMVYFGSGTGTFSSSQYLPTQTFVDAVNVADVNGDGRADAIALNERNGGADVYVFLAKTDGTFEEQLRYVTDDDYVQTAVGDINSDGMVDVVMSSRDANTFGALYGNRGGLLAPHRAYMARASPATSSMLSALAVADLNGDGRLDVAVADGLNGTVNRLHGLPDGGFSTPLATVVRDNPAALAVGDLDDNPLPDLVVANAGDDSITVLRQDATGAPLRQTYFVDEVPNGVALADLNGDGRLDVVTANRISGTVTVLLNDGTGGLGTIRHIPAASGANSVAPGDFNGDGRVDLAVANRGANSVIILRNDGSGGLTHVQRVFTLRQPLNVKAGDLNKDGFLDLAVAGTGGVQVLLGSASGFQAQAIQALGATAFELALADLNGDGRLDILAATRTSDFVSILAGRGDGTFERPTNHGVLDSPGSLAVADVDGDGALDLFTASFHGDVLQVSRNQGCR; from the coding sequence ATGCGTCGACTGTCCCTGCTCGCAATCCTGACCCTCCTCCTGGCCGCGTGTGCTGACACCGACACGCATGACTCCCCCGCGCGGGATGCGGGGGGCAACGGACCTGGCGCGGATGCCTCCACCGGAGACAGCGGAGCCGACGCGGGCGGCGAGGACCCGGACGCCGGAGTCAGCGGAGCCGACGCGGGCGGCGAGGACCCGGACGACGGTGGCACGCAGGAGCCCCCGCCGGACAGTGGAACCCACGATTCCGACGCGGGCCGTCCGGACAGCGGCGCGCCGGACGCCGGTCCGACGGACGCGGGAGTGCCGGACGCAGGGCTCACGTTCGAGGGAACGCCGGTGACGGCGCAGACGACCTGTGGACGCACCGCGCCGTTCTTCGCGACGTCGCAGTCGACGGGAGCGGGGCGGCCTCGGGCGGTGGCGCTCTCGGACCTGAACCGGGACGGAAGGCTGGACCTGGTCTTCGCGCGCTCCGGCCAGGTGGCCGTGCTTCTCGGAGAGGGCACCGGGAGGTTCACGGCCGCGGTGGCATACACCGTTCCGTTCAGCCCGTATGCGATTGCCGTGGCGGACTTCAATCGCGACGGCTCGGTGGATGTGGTCACCACCGGTAGCGAGTTGAACTCGGCCAGCCTGCTCCTCGGGCGGGGAGATGGCACCTTCGTCCTGGCGGAGACCCGGCCCCAGGGCCTGAGTGGCTACACGCTCCGGGCCGGGGACTTCAACGGGGACGGGATTCAGGACCTCATGGGGCCGTACGCGTCCGGCCTCGCGGTGGTGCTCGGCAAGGGGGATGGAACCTTCGCGGAGCCCCTGCTCACGAGCGTGAGCACGACGCCCCCGGCGTTCGACGTGGCCGACGTGAATGGGGATGGCATCCTGGACGTGGCCATCACCCTGTACTCCGAGGGCGGCTTCGCGGTCCTGCTCGGCAAGGGGGATGGGACGTTTCCCACCCGCCGTACGGGAGGCTGGACCCGGCACACCGACATCCGGCTGGCGGACTTCAACGCGGACTCGAAGCTCGACGTGCTGCTCGGGAACCTGAACGAGAGCCGGGCCATGGTCTACTTCGGCTCTGGCACGGGCACGTTCTCCTCGAGTCAGTACCTCCCCACCCAGACCTTCGTGGACGCGGTGAACGTGGCGGACGTCAACGGTGACGGCCGCGCCGATGCCATTGCCCTCAACGAACGAAACGGCGGCGCGGATGTGTATGTCTTCCTGGCGAAGACGGACGGCACCTTCGAGGAGCAGCTCCGGTACGTCACGGACGACGACTATGTCCAGACCGCCGTGGGCGACATCAACTCGGATGGAATGGTGGACGTCGTCATGTCCTCCCGGGACGCGAACACCTTCGGCGCGCTCTACGGAAACCGGGGTGGCCTCCTCGCGCCGCACCGGGCGTACATGGCCCGGGCCTCCCCCGCCACCTCGTCCATGCTGTCGGCGCTGGCCGTGGCGGACCTGAATGGGGACGGGCGGCTGGACGTGGCCGTCGCGGATGGGCTCAATGGAACCGTCAACCGACTCCACGGCCTGCCGGACGGTGGGTTCAGCACGCCGCTGGCGACCGTGGTGCGTGACAACCCCGCCGCCCTCGCGGTCGGCGACCTGGATGACAATCCCCTGCCGGACCTCGTCGTCGCCAACGCGGGGGATGACTCCATCACCGTCCTGCGCCAGGACGCCACGGGCGCTCCACTCCGGCAGACCTACTTCGTCGACGAGGTGCCCAACGGTGTCGCCCTGGCGGACCTGAACGGGGACGGCAGGCTGGACGTGGTCACCGCCAACCGGATTTCGGGAACGGTGACGGTCCTCTTGAACGATGGCACGGGCGGCCTTGGCACCATCCGTCACATCCCCGCGGCGAGCGGGGCCAACTCCGTGGCGCCGGGCGACTTCAACGGCGATGGCAGGGTGGACCTGGCCGTGGCGAATCGCGGCGCGAACTCCGTCATCATCCTGCGCAACGACGGGAGCGGTGGCCTCACCCACGTGCAGCGGGTGTTCACGCTGCGCCAGCCCCTGAATGTGAAGGCGGGCGACCTCAACAAGGATGGCTTTCTCGATCTGGCCGTCGCGGGCACCGGCGGCGTCCAGGTCCTCCTGGGCTCGGCGAGCGGGTTCCAGGCGCAGGCGATCCAGGCCCTCGGAGCGACGGCCTTCGAGTTGGCGCTGGCGGACCTGAACGGGGATGGTCGGCTGGACATCCTCGCGGCGACGCGCACCAGCGACTTCGTGAGCATCCTCGCCGGGCGGGGTGACGGCACCTTCGAGCGGCCGACGAACCACGGCGTCCTCGACAGCCCGGGCTCGCTGGCCGTGGCGGACGTGGATGGGGATGGGGCGCTGGACCTGTTCACCGCCTCCTTCCACGGGGACGTGCTCCAGGTGTCCCGCAACCAGGGCTGTCGCTGA
- a CDS encoding oxalate:formate antiporter — MDEFSDLDLILVVSDELRATIARERMVIARAAGPLLQGFTGEHVGEPRLLICLYGPPLLHVDLKFISVAELDSRIEDPEVLFERAGIITERLGSTRASPLGMPSAQWIEDRFWVWIHYGIDKLRRGELFECLDMLAFLRAQALAPLIQLIDGGVWRGARRLEASRHASALSRVCARHDAEECRRALAAAVELYTVLRGQLQESDRPRHSPAEPVVRAYLGA; from the coding sequence ATGGACGAGTTCTCCGACCTGGACCTCATCCTCGTCGTCTCGGACGAGCTGCGGGCCACCATCGCGCGGGAGCGCATGGTGATTGCCCGCGCCGCGGGTCCCCTCCTCCAGGGATTCACGGGGGAGCACGTGGGCGAGCCCCGCCTGCTGATCTGCCTCTACGGCCCGCCGCTGCTCCATGTCGATCTGAAGTTCATCTCCGTCGCCGAGCTCGACTCCCGCATCGAGGACCCCGAGGTCCTCTTCGAGCGTGCTGGCATCATCACGGAGCGGTTGGGCTCGACGCGGGCGAGTCCTCTGGGGATGCCGTCGGCGCAGTGGATCGAAGATCGCTTCTGGGTGTGGATCCACTACGGCATCGACAAGCTCCGGCGCGGAGAGCTCTTCGAATGCCTGGACATGCTGGCGTTCCTGCGGGCCCAGGCCCTGGCGCCGCTGATCCAACTCATCGACGGTGGCGTGTGGCGCGGGGCGCGGCGGCTCGAGGCCTCACGCCATGCCTCGGCGCTCTCGCGGGTCTGTGCGCGCCACGACGCGGAGGAGTGTCGTCGCGCGCTGGCCGCCGCGGTCGAACTCTACACCGTGCTGCGCGGTCAGCTCCAGGAGTCGGACAGACCGCGCCACTCACCGGCGGAGCCTGTCGTCCGCGCCTACCTGGGAGCATAG
- a CDS encoding PLP-dependent aminotransferase family protein gives MRNARAEVSHPLVTLRRDAPLRKQIVGELRARILSGELPGGARLPSARRLASELRVARITVVTAYHALADEGYVELEERRAPRVVDVPPEARMNVAEHAPARRVEREPPRISSRARQLLHTGRGALLSYDGGPRPFRAGLPPLDLFPLEDWTRAVARAARRATRRDLVYGEPQGARGLREAILEHVCAVRSVHAHVDQVFVTAGSQAGFDLCARVLIEPGATAWVEDPGYPGIRGALLANGGRAVPVPVDEEGLCVGRGRARAPDAAVAFVSPSHQFPLGVRLSLSRRLELLAWAREGRRWIVEDDYESEYRFEGRPVAALAALDESHRVLYVGTFSRVFLPGLRLGYVIVPEQLVEAFAAVRVLVDRHSPYLTQLAFAEFLESGRFARHLRRLRASTLERRDHLVSAVGQLFGARLGVEVPDAGSHVLGWLERGRDDQEVARAAARVDVDVFPLSRFTMRRRMPPALVLGYGAYPPNAVWEALERLSWVLPALASH, from the coding sequence ATGCGAAACGCTCGAGCCGAGGTCTCACACCCACTCGTGACGCTGCGGCGGGATGCACCGCTGCGGAAGCAAATCGTCGGAGAGCTCCGGGCACGAATCCTCAGCGGCGAGCTTCCCGGTGGCGCCAGGCTGCCCTCCGCGAGACGTCTCGCGAGCGAGCTGCGCGTGGCGAGGATCACCGTCGTCACCGCGTACCACGCGCTCGCTGACGAGGGGTACGTCGAGCTCGAGGAGCGCCGTGCTCCGAGGGTCGTCGACGTTCCTCCCGAGGCGCGCATGAACGTGGCGGAACACGCGCCCGCGCGGCGGGTGGAACGAGAACCTCCGAGGATCTCCTCCCGTGCGCGCCAACTGCTCCACACGGGCCGCGGCGCGTTGCTGTCGTATGACGGAGGCCCCCGTCCCTTCCGGGCGGGTCTTCCACCGCTCGATCTCTTTCCACTGGAAGACTGGACTCGGGCGGTGGCACGTGCCGCCCGGCGCGCGACGAGGCGGGATCTCGTCTATGGCGAGCCGCAGGGAGCGCGCGGGCTTCGGGAGGCCATCCTCGAGCATGTCTGTGCCGTGCGGAGTGTACACGCCCATGTCGACCAGGTCTTCGTGACCGCGGGCTCCCAGGCGGGCTTCGATCTCTGTGCCCGCGTGCTCATCGAGCCCGGCGCGACGGCGTGGGTCGAGGATCCCGGCTACCCGGGCATCCGAGGCGCGCTCCTGGCCAATGGAGGCCGCGCGGTGCCGGTCCCCGTGGATGAGGAGGGGCTGTGCGTGGGGAGGGGACGGGCTCGCGCTCCGGACGCGGCCGTGGCGTTCGTCTCACCGTCGCACCAATTTCCCCTGGGCGTCCGGCTCTCGCTGTCGCGGCGTCTCGAGCTCCTGGCGTGGGCGCGAGAGGGACGGCGCTGGATCGTGGAAGATGATTACGAGAGCGAGTACCGGTTCGAGGGCCGCCCCGTGGCCGCGCTCGCCGCGTTGGATGAGTCACACCGGGTGCTCTATGTCGGCACCTTCAGCCGGGTCTTCCTTCCAGGCTTGCGTCTTGGATACGTCATCGTGCCCGAGCAGCTCGTCGAGGCCTTCGCCGCGGTGCGAGTCCTCGTGGATCGTCACTCGCCGTACCTCACCCAGCTCGCCTTCGCGGAGTTCCTCGAGAGCGGTCGGTTCGCGCGTCACCTGAGACGGCTTCGTGCCTCGACGCTCGAACGGCGTGACCACCTGGTCTCCGCGGTGGGGCAACTGTTTGGAGCGCGCCTCGGAGTGGAGGTGCCCGATGCGGGGAGTCACGTCCTGGGTTGGTTGGAGCGGGGACGGGATGACCAGGAGGTCGCACGGGCCGCGGCACGGGTCGACGTGGACGTGTTCCCGCTCTCGCGGTTCACGATGCGCCGGCGAATGCCTCCGGCGCTCGTGCTGGGGTATGGGGCGTATCCGCCCAACGCCGTGTGGGAGGCCCTGGAGCGGCTCTCCTGGGTGCTCCCCGCCCTGGCGAGTCATTAG
- a CDS encoding tetratricopeptide repeat protein, with protein sequence MASDAATEGLRCLKVGRLEDAVRAFRRGLQAQPDDEACLLGLARTHLAQGDAAGAEPPLRRLVQLSPEHLEAHSHLAVLQASAGEAAAGERLEAIAAEPTAGFFEHYNLGHFLLERGDEAGAEAAFRAGLQRWPDNAFALFELGRLTLRQERIDEAIDLLGRATKLSSDKRLPVLLLSRAHTLKGELGQALNLVRLACKLSPDDPVPHEDFYRLCMLAGDFPAAAQKAIDLRLRVPGHADYLYMHGVALLASAEFAQARAVLEELCQQVPESLEARRALAQACEQLEDLPAAQMLLEDVVRQAPTDVDAVNDLATLYFRMKGGAERARGILARALAVHPEHPGLHLNHAIALLDSDKGAAQRHASKASTSADPEVREQAQELLRRLGARPS encoded by the coding sequence ATGGCATCCGATGCGGCAACCGAAGGGCTGCGTTGTCTGAAGGTGGGACGCTTGGAGGACGCGGTTCGCGCCTTCCGTCGAGGGCTACAGGCCCAGCCGGACGATGAGGCGTGTCTGCTGGGGCTCGCCCGGACCCATCTGGCCCAGGGCGATGCCGCCGGGGCCGAGCCCCCCCTGCGGCGTCTGGTCCAGTTGAGTCCGGAGCACCTGGAGGCCCACAGCCACCTCGCCGTCCTCCAGGCGTCCGCGGGAGAGGCGGCGGCCGGCGAGCGGCTCGAGGCCATCGCCGCCGAGCCCACGGCGGGCTTCTTCGAGCACTACAACCTGGGTCACTTCCTGCTGGAGCGAGGGGACGAGGCCGGCGCCGAGGCGGCCTTTCGGGCGGGACTCCAGCGCTGGCCCGACAATGCCTTCGCCCTGTTCGAGCTGGGCCGGCTGACCTTGCGCCAGGAGCGCATCGACGAGGCGATCGACCTCCTCGGCCGTGCCACGAAGCTCAGCTCCGACAAGCGCCTGCCCGTGCTGCTGCTGTCGCGGGCCCACACCCTGAAGGGCGAGCTGGGCCAGGCCCTCAATCTGGTGCGTCTGGCGTGCAAGCTGTCACCGGACGATCCCGTCCCTCATGAGGACTTCTACCGGCTGTGCATGCTCGCGGGGGACTTTCCGGCGGCGGCACAGAAGGCCATCGACCTGCGGCTGCGGGTGCCCGGGCATGCGGACTACCTGTACATGCACGGAGTGGCACTGCTGGCCAGCGCCGAGTTCGCCCAGGCGCGCGCGGTGCTGGAGGAACTCTGCCAGCAGGTCCCGGAGTCCCTCGAGGCCCGGCGAGCACTGGCCCAGGCCTGCGAGCAGCTCGAGGACCTGCCCGCCGCCCAGATGTTGCTGGAGGACGTGGTGCGGCAGGCGCCCACGGACGTGGACGCGGTGAACGACCTGGCCACCCTCTACTTCCGGATGAAGGGGGGAGCGGAGCGCGCCCGCGGCATCCTGGCGCGCGCCCTGGCCGTTCACCCCGAGCATCCCGGCCTCCACCTCAACCACGCCATCGCCCTGCTGGATAGCGACAAGGGGGCTGCCCAGCGGCACGCGAGCAAGGCCAGCACGAGCGCGGATCCCGAGGTGCGCGAGCAGGCCCAGGAACTGCTGCGACGGTTGGGCGCCCGGCCGAGCTGA
- a CDS encoding SDR family NAD(P)-dependent oxidoreductase, whose product MAESSYRTALITGASSGLGRGLALWFARRGVKVYAAARRKENLEALAQEARAAHAHIEPVELDVAQADATLARVRELDDACGGLDLIVANAGFGQETSGKRIKWETVKRTIDVNVSGAAATLSAVLPRMVERKRGHVVGVASMAAFRGLPRNAAYSASKAFLHIFLESLRVDLQGTGVKVSCLYPGFVKSEMTAQNKFSMPFLLETDAAVELMGQAILRGEAEYAFPWQMKGVMGLVKHLPNGLFDGIARRAR is encoded by the coding sequence ATGGCGGAGTCGAGCTATCGGACGGCGTTGATCACGGGGGCCTCGAGTGGCCTGGGGCGCGGGCTGGCCCTCTGGTTCGCCCGGCGAGGGGTCAAGGTGTACGCCGCGGCCCGGCGCAAGGAGAACCTGGAGGCGCTCGCCCAGGAGGCCCGCGCGGCCCATGCCCACATCGAGCCGGTGGAGCTGGACGTGGCCCAGGCGGACGCCACGCTCGCCCGGGTGCGCGAGCTGGATGACGCCTGTGGGGGGTTGGACCTCATCGTCGCCAACGCGGGCTTCGGCCAGGAGACGTCCGGCAAGCGAATCAAATGGGAGACGGTGAAGCGGACAATCGACGTCAACGTCAGCGGGGCCGCCGCCACGCTGAGCGCGGTGCTGCCACGCATGGTGGAGCGCAAGCGGGGCCACGTCGTGGGCGTGGCCAGCATGGCCGCCTTCCGGGGCCTGCCGCGCAACGCCGCCTACTCCGCCTCCAAGGCCTTCCTCCACATCTTCCTGGAGAGCCTGCGCGTGGACCTGCAGGGCACCGGGGTGAAGGTGAGCTGCCTCTACCCGGGCTTCGTCAAGAGCGAGATGACGGCCCAGAACAAGTTCTCCATGCCCTTCCTCCTGGAGACGGACGCGGCCGTGGAGCTCATGGGCCAGGCCATCCTGCGCGGGGAGGCCGAGTACGCCTTCCCCTGGCAGATGAAGGGCGTCATGGGCCTGGTGAAGCACCTGCCCAACGGCCTCTTCGACGGCATCGCGCGCCGAGCCCGTTGA